A region of the Heteronotia binoei isolate CCM8104 ecotype False Entrance Well chromosome 9, APGP_CSIRO_Hbin_v1, whole genome shotgun sequence genome:
TATCATATGACAACATTGTTTCAGTTGCATGAAATAGGACATTCCACAGAAATGTGGCTTCATGAAAAATTACTGTCATAATAAGTCTGCATTCTTCTTTTTCAGGAAACATCTTTGTCGTCAGCCTAGCCGTTGCTGACCTGGTTGTGGCAGTCTACCCATACCCGCTGGTCCTGACATCTGTTTTTCGTAAGGGATGGAATCTGGGATATGCCCACTGCCAAATCAGTGGCTTCCTTATGGGCCTAAGTGTTATTGGATCCATATTCAACATCACTGGAATTGCTGTCAACCGATATTGCTACATCTGTCACAGCCTCAAGTATGACAAGTTGTACAGTGACAAGAACTCTTTGTGCTATGTCATTCTTATCTGGGTCTTGACTTTTGTTGCGATTGTGCCCAATCTCTTTGTGGGATCCCTTCAGTATGACGACAGGATCTACTCATGTACCTTTTCCCAGTCAGTCAGCTCTGCATATACAATAGCAGTTGTGTTTTTTCATTTCATGTTCCCGATAGCCATCGTTACATTTTGCTACTTGAGGATATGGATCCTTGTCATTCAGGTACGAAGGAGAGTTAAACCTGACAACAACCCCAAACTAAAGCCGCATGATTTCAGGAACTTTGTCACCATGTTTGTGGTCTTTGTGCTCTTTGCAGTCTGCTGGGCCCCTTTAAATTTTATAGGCCTTGCTGTGGCTGTCAATCCAGAAACAGTAATTCCCAGGATTCCAGAGTGGTTGTTCGTTTCAAGTTACTATCTGGCATACTTCAATAGCTGCCTTAATGCTATCATTTATGGACTTCTGAACCAGAATTTCAGACGAGAATACAAACGAATTATTCTGTCAATTTGTACAGCGAAGTTTTCTTCCCAGGACAGCTCAAATGATGTTGTAGAGAGGAACAAAAGCAAACCCTCACCACTGGTCACAAACAACAATTTGGTGAAGGTCGACTCTGTGTGAAAAGAGAAACACGGTTACCATCGATCCACAGAAATAGTACTGTACAATACATAAATGCGAAATCTGCTCATTTCATCACTGTAATGAAACACTCATCCCCTTAATGTACAAATACACTTAGATGAAGTTCTGTGTACAATGTTTTGAGCCAAAGTAAGTGTTTTCACATAAAGATCTTTCTATTGGACCCTATGGAATGTTGGAAACTGGGTATGGTTCTCTTAAAGTTAAGGATTTTAAAGTCCTGTTCATGCTAATGAGAAAATTGCTTAAATCTCCCACTGAAAGGAGGGAACAAGTGTTGTTCTTTTGTGGAAACATACCCTGTCATTCATTGATGATCCAAAATCATAGAATTACAGAATAAATAAGTTGCAAatgttttgtttcatttatttaacaACTAGAGATGGATTAGGGCTAATCAAGACAGTAGCTGTAAAGAAGATATGGGGGCAGTGCCTCCTCAAAAATATGCCATGCCCCCTGTTTGAATTCCCAGTATCCATTAAAAAAGCAAATTAAAACTTTGTGAGGAAGGCCCCATTCGCATGGATGAGGAAAGGATTGGGCTCAGGGGGAAGAGCAAGACTCACCTGCAAGTACAACTCAAAGGAGAACCCATGACCCAGTCCAAATCAGAATGGATGTGAAAGATTTTAACTACAAAGTACTGAGCAGAACAGCCACAGTGGGCCACCAAGCAGTCCACCTCCTCCTGCAGGCCACATCCCAACAGGATGACTAACCGGAACAGTTAGTTCCAGTGGGAAAAGTGGGAAAGTGTTGAAAGCTGAAATCAGCTCCCCATTGCAGACAGAATTATGGTGGAAAAGTGTTGTTTTCTTTGCCTACATCattgccaccagggctttttttgagcaggaacgcacaggaacacagttccagctggcttggcaccaggaggtgtggcctaatatgcaaatgagtcattcctgggctttttctacaaaaaagccctgtgcgtaacaatggtgacgtcaggggatatggcctaatatgaaaacgagtttctgctgggcttttctacaaaagaagccctgattgcCATAGAGTATACTTGAAAATGAGCTTTACCCTGTGtcctatcacaggggtggccaacggtagctctccagatatttttttgcctacaactcccatcagccccagctagcatggccaatggctggggctgatgggaattgtaggcaaaaaaacatctggagagctatcgttggccacccctgtcctatcaAATTCATCTGGTCTTCTTCCATTGTCACTCTATCATATGTGTTAGGCTATGGGATAATGGCCACTTAACAAAGATGAAAAACTTCCCCCTCAACACTGACACTGAAACATGAAGAAATCAGACCAGTGACTAGTTTTTCAAGAACACAACTGCTGGTCTAAGGACAGTCTTTTCAGTCCTAGAAATTTGTAGGCAGAGCTCTATATGATGTATTGAAATCACTGATTAAGCAGAGATTACATATTAACTTCCACTGTGACCCTTTGGTTCATAAATGCCTTTTGATTAGACTAGAATAACATATGAACAAGCAGAGACCTACAGGAAACTTTTGGGAGTGGGGAAATCCCCCCATGCTAGTTCCCTCAATCTCCTTCTTGTTCATTAGCAAAGGCTCATGATAATCTTGTGGGGAAATTATCTTTCGCAGAGGTAGAACCACAGGCTGCCTGTCTCTGAGTTCCCTCAGCTCACACTGCTTTTCTCagaacccccttcttccttcaAATATGGTTAACAATGCACCATATTAGTTCTATCCATCTctgtgaaagaaagaaataatgactTTTGTTACATTAAAATTTTACAGGCAACTAAACAGATTTAGTTTAGCTATATCTGGTTTTCAGTACTTTGAAATCTGGTTTTCAGTACTTTAGATCCAGCAACGTGCAATAGGAAACATCCAAGATCTTGTGCAATGCCTTGTATGGTCTTTGCTACACAATATAGTGAGCAGAAACTGAATTGCACAAACTCTTGTGGAAGTGGAAAGAGAATAAGGGTACAACAAGTTTGACTTAGCGTAACATCCCCACAGTCTTGAAACCCTCAGTTACATTTGGGCAAACAAAGAGAATCTTTGTATCTTAAATTTGGTTTATGCTGTTTTTAAGTTTGTTATGGAATCTGTTAATAACAACAAACTTTACATTTTTAAACAAGCCGATCGATGCGTATCTCAAGGTACTTGACTTCATCTTTGTTTACACTCAATCAAACCACTGTGTAAATAACCCATGCTGACATTATGTGATATGACTGACAAAACAAAATCTGTGTTacagctttcttcactgtgaaTCCATCCTTAAAGGGTGCTTCATTGTGTACTGACATTACTTTGCATGTAGTGATATCAGACCAGTAAGGGTGGTTAGACCatctgattttaattatataaaaaTATGCTATTGAAATTCTTGCAGCAACTTTGCCTTACTGAGGATTATGCCTATTAATAAAATAATGTCTTATGATGCATATGAGAAAGTGGAAATGTTTCAGTAGCCTGATCGTTAGTGTTTTTAAACGAAGATTTTTCATTTCCTCTGTACAAACTAGGAACCCATATTGAAAGTGCACATGCCTTGAAATAttccctgttattggccctcctgaGTAACTCGTTCGTCGCTGTgcaagacagaatgctggactgaatggaccactgttctgactcatcagggttcttcttatgttcttaaatttgtttttaaaaaatgacaagaACAGCAGAATGGGCCAAGATTATGTGTTGTGAAAAGGTGCATTCATCAGGACGCAGAGTAATTTATAATTTCAAACTATTCAGCTGCACAGCATCCATTAATCACCACTTGGTTGACTATGAgcattgttcttttcttttttgctcagCGTGTTCAAACACTTTATTAAAGGCCCAAGTAGTGTAAGCAAATCAGTAACTAATTTGTCAGACAAATGAGTAAGTAGCCTACTGTGCAAATTGCCCTGAATTATGAAGAAAACAAGGGCTAAATAGAATATCCATAAAAATGAATATGGCAAATTGCAAAACTATTGCTGCAGTTCAGAGAATCATTGAATATAACAACAGATTCATGGACTAAAATGTTACTTGCTCAAACGATAAATGAGTAGTCAGTCATGTATACTACACTAACTGAACCTGATATGACAAGGGATTATTTGCATATAGAACACAGTTGTTCCACCTGGAGGAACCTGCTATAAGTGGGGAGGGGAGTATGAAATACCGAAGTTCAGGTGAACATGATATAAGTGCTAAAGTGTGGGATCAGAATTCCTAAGGGTATATTTACTGTTCAGACTTTAAGACATGTTCACTACACTTCTTCAATGCATGGTGCACAAACATACACctagatcattttaaaaaaatacaaaaataaagtttAATAAAATACCAAAGTCATGATAGCTCCAAAACAACAATGTAGCATCATAAATGAACCCTACATGAAATCTTTCCAATACATGCAGTTGCCATATTTTTTCGTACCTATAAACACAAACCCTCAAAACACCTGGGACTCTAATCCACGTACTAAAGTTGGAAAATATACACCTTGGGTAACACAATATCCCCTTTTGTGAAGTTTGAGCACTAACATTAGACCTGTTCACAAGTTATGGAGAATATTTTTACAATCTGTGTAAAGAATGCCCTTGATTGTTCTTTGTCATGTGTGCTCAGTAATTCTCATTCTCTTGGTATTTGACAAAGGGtgttttgattcttgaaagctcatacccatcaaaatctggttggtctctaaggtagtACAGTCAGTGCATGttactggactggaatctagcaataattctcatgttacagtcaATACTTGTTCAGATGAATGTATCCAGGTACTGGTCTCCAGTTTGATTAAGTGAACAGATGTTGGTTTTATCTTACAAACATTTATGCACATACAGGTACTGTAAGATATGAGCAGAACTACCTTAACTACTGAAGAGGTCTAGCAACGTTCATCAGTCAAGAGAAAACACTCTGAAACAGGACTAACTTGCAGTAAGATTGGTACACATTTTCAAGTAAACCATTACTTAGCATTGGGCAAGGTAGGAAAAATGCCTGCTTTCTAGCCAGGAAGGATTTCTGGCCAGAACGCCAgacacaaacacaccaaacatGTGGAGGGAATAATCAGAAGaatgttggaagtgaaggactttctcttagcctcagacttcagagggAAGACTACAAGAGAGTCAGAGATAGGCCAGGACACTGATCATCCTTTTCTACTGCTCTGATGCTATCCCTTTGACgtgtagattgctactctcagggaatcttccttccttccagtctgACACCTTTTTTCCACATTATGCTAGCTTTCTCCATTTTGGCACCATGGGGCAGAACATGCTTCCTACATCTCTTTCAACCCTAGCTAGATAGACTAGATTAGACTCCTATCCTATCCTGtctatcctgtctagaatggagttcttTACAATAAAGGACTCATAGTAGCTTTGCAAAGAGAAGGCGGCTCTGTGTGTTACTTTGTAAACCAGATAGTCTCCGCTGCAATACATGCCTTGGGCACTCCGCTAACCTAAATAATTCTTCAAAGAGAACATTGGGCAGATCTAAGACAGCTCATGGGTTCATAACAAGAATGGCTTAGATATGATTGATAGTCATTCTCTCCATCCAGAGAACTCTGGGAATTGATGTTCTAGCACATGTGGTGCTTATACTTTAGCTAGAGACTAAAAACTAAAGCCAGATCAATCAAAGCAGACGTAGTACCaagctgtagaacaaagcagtagacaagtgcacctttaagaccaactaagttttattcagaatgtaagctttcatatgctctaagcacacttcatcagacaaaaatggcaagcagtccttaatATGGACTGGCAAGGAGTCCTTAATATAGAAAAAGCGGGCAGTGTGTTGGTATGTAgaatgggaatgtttttagcagattaaaagaatcacaaattggggtctgtgtttgttagtgctgaactgggctgaaacaacagtggagggtgataaaaagcagattgatgtcgtaggtgtgaagtgccataaaactgggtatcattctggctttgttagttctgggtttaaatagaaggcatagtttctcaagaggttatcaCATCactatagtttgccattaggaaaaaaggaatacatttaaaatatagttgaagatgggttagtatatgtaataagataaacagcctctatcccttatttgagtatgtcaataaaaaaaaaaccacattattctgatacaatgtcctaaaagagaaatacattggaatactgtggatgtatacctatactcagtgagagttggtttagcatatgtaatgagataaaaaaaacccaatatccctgttcaggcctggggaggtgtttgttccaagtttcataataatttgtaattcagcaatttctctctccattctgttcttcaagttcctttgcagtaagcTGATACCAAGCTGATATGGCTGTAGCACAAGTATATCTTTCAAATACTGCTCTGTTGAACAAATGGAAGACAGCAATAACAAAGACAGGATATTGGTGACTATATTCAAAGCTATATTGCCAGCTCTTTCTGGCTGTGCAGTTCAATGTGTGTAGGAAGAGTGGATTCATTACAGAAAGCATGGAAGTTGTTTAGATAGTTTGAGTTGAACAGCTCAGCAGGGACTGTCATCTGAAATTTAAAAGTAAGGTTTTGCAACAACCATCCTTGCAAGTTCAGAATTGCTCCTAATAATTTTACAAGTCCAGTGAAAGAGGAAAGGGAATAAACAGAAGAGAACTCTAGGCAGATATGTGGGTTAATGGATTCATAACAGGAATGACTGGGAAACCTGGGAATTCTAAATGTTCTAAAATGGGAGCTAGATTTTTCTGACATGCAGCTACAATTATTTG
Encoded here:
- the MTNR1A gene encoding melatonin receptor type 1A, translating into MDSGMAMNIAISILQISGSKNGNIFVVSLAVADLVVAVYPYPLVLTSVFRKGWNLGYAHCQISGFLMGLSVIGSIFNITGIAVNRYCYICHSLKYDKLYSDKNSLCYVILIWVLTFVAIVPNLFVGSLQYDDRIYSCTFSQSVSSAYTIAVVFFHFMFPIAIVTFCYLRIWILVIQVRRRVKPDNNPKLKPHDFRNFVTMFVVFVLFAVCWAPLNFIGLAVAVNPETVIPRIPEWLFVSSYYLAYFNSCLNAIIYGLLNQNFRREYKRIILSICTAKFSSQDSSNDVVERNKSKPSPLVTNNNLVKVDSV